GACCGCCGTGCACGACCACCGCAAGCTGGGCCGCGAGCTGGGCCTGTTCGACACCGACCCGCTGATCGGCTCCGGCCTGCCGTACTGGCTGCCGGACGGCGCCGCCGTCCGGCAGAGCCTGGAGGACTTCGTCCGCACCCTGGAGCGGCGGGCCGGCTACCGGCACGTGTACTCGCCGGTGCTGGGAAAACGCGAGCTGTACGAGATCTCGGGGCACTGGGCGCACTACCGGGACGACATGTTCCCGCCGCTGGAGATGGGCGGCGACGCGGACGCCGAGCAGCTGGTGCTGCGACCGAGCCTGTGCCCGCACCATGCGGTGATGTTCCGCTCGCGCTCCCGCTCGTACCGCGAACTTCCGCTTCGGATGGCCGAGTTGGGCGGCATGTACCGCTCCGAGCGGTCCGGTGTGCTGGGCGGGCTGACCAGGGTGCGGGCGATCCAGCTGAACGACGCGCACCTGTTCTGCACCCTCGACCAGGTCGCCGGGGAGGCCCGCGGCGCCCTGGAGCTGATCGCGGTCGCGTACCGGGCGATGGGCATCGTTCCGGCCCGCTACCGGCTGTCGCTGCCGGGCGGCTCCGGCAAGTACGCGGCCCGGCCGGAACTGTGGGAACGGGCGACCGCGATCCTGGTGCGGGTGCTGGAGGAGCTGGGCGTGGAGTACGAGGAGGGCGCCGGCGAGGCGGCGTTCTACGGGCCGAAGATCGACGTCCAGGTGGCGGACAGCGCGGGCCGCGAGTCCACCCTCTCCACCGTGCAGGTCGACTTCCACCAGCCCGAGCAGTTCGACCTGCACTACATCGGCCCGGACGGGGCGCGGCACCGGCCGGTGATGGTGCACCGTTCGATCGTCGGCAGCGTGGAGCGCGCCGTGGCCCACCTGATCGAGCTGCACGGCGGGGCGTTCCCGGCCTGGCTCGCCCCCGTCCAGCTGGCGGTCCTCCCGCTCGGCGAGGAGCAGGCGGACGCGGCCCGGGAGCTGGCCGACCGCTGCCGGCAGCTCGACCTGCGCGCGGAGGTGCTCGGACCGGAACGCGGCACCCTGGCCGCCCGGGTCCGGGACGCCCGCCTCGCCCCCTACCAGGCGGTGCTCGGCCCGCGCGAGGCCGCCGACGGAACCCTGGCGGTGCGGCTGCGGGACGGCCGCCGGCTCGACCCGCTGCCGGTCGGCGAGGTGCTCGACCGGATCGCGGCCCGGGTCCGGGAGCACACCGTCGACCTGTGGTGACGCGTCCGCCGGGCGTGTCCCGGGTCACCCCGACCGCGTGACGGTCACCACCCCGCCGCGCGGCCGGACGGCGCCCTAGACCGGCCGGGGGAGCGCCGCCGGGTGCCCGCCCGGCCTTGCGCCACTGGCGCTCGGCGGCGCCCCAACCCCCGTTTATGCAGGGCTTATCCACCGGCAGGGCGGTCTCCGGGCGGCCCGTTCGGCCCTCGTCCGGGGGACCTTCGGCGTGGCATACTCCGATTCCATGACCGGCATTCACGCGACCAAGGCCCTGCGGGGCGCGGTGTTCACCGCGCTCGCCGTGCCGCTGGCCGCGTTCGGCCAGGTGGCGATCACCGGCCGGGCCCTGCCGCTCACCCTGGTCGCCGCGGCCTCTGTCGCGGTCTTCGTGCTCGCGGTGCTGCTGGACGGCGCCCGCCGCCGCTTCCTGCTGCTGTCGTCGGTCCTGGTGCCGGTGGAGCTGCTGCTGAACACCGCGTTCAACCTCGGCCAGGACGCCTGTGCCCGGCCCGTCCGCGGCGTCGACCTGCTGGTCTGCGGCGGCGACTCGGTCGGCGGGTCCGAACTGTTCGCGCAGTGGACGCACAACTCGGCGGGCCTGCTGCGCCTGCTGGTGCTCGCCGTCCACCTGGCCCTGGCGGTCGCCGCCGCGGCCTGGCTGCGCCTCGCGGACGCCGCCGTCAGCGGTGTCGCCGAAGCCCTGCACGCACTGGCCCGGGCGCTGCCCGGCCCGTGGCGCGCCCTGCTGCTGGCCGTCCGGCCCGCCTGCCCCGCCGCGCTGCTGCCGCCCGCGGGCGCCGAACCGGCCGCCCGCCGCCCGCAGGACGCCGTCCACTCCCCCGCTCCCCGTCGCGGTCCGCCGCAGCCGGCCTTCGCCTGCTGACGGAGCGTCACCGCACGCCTCTCCGTCACGGGCGCCGCCAGGCTCGCCCACCCCTTGACCCGCACCCCGCCGTGCCGCGCCGCCGTGCTGCCCATGCGCACGTCCGCGCGCCGCCGGGTGCAGAGGAGACGACGGATCACCATGACCAGCACCCCGAAGAACCCGAAGAAGACCGCCGGCACCCACGCCACCGCCCGTGAGCGCCTGAAGCAGGCCCAGCAGGCCGAGGCCCGCGCCGTCACGCGCCGCCGCCGGATCACCGTCGGCGTCTCGGTCGCCGCCGCGGTCGCCGTGGTCGCGGGCGGCACCGCGATCGCCGTGTCAACCGCCGGCGGCGCCGACAGCTCCACCACCACCGCCGCCGTCACCCCCGCGAACACCACCGGGACCGACGGCACCGTGATCACCTACGGCAAGGCCGACGCCCCGCACACGCTGGCCGTGTACGAGGACTTCCGCTGCCCCGTCTGCCAGGCGTTCGAGACCTCGGCCGGCCAGACCGTCCAGCAGCTCGCCGACCAGGGCCAGTACAAGATCGAGTACCACCTGGCCACGTTCCTGGACAACAACCTCGGCGGCTCGGGATCCAAGACCGCGCTGAACGCCGCGGGCGCCGCGCTCAACGAGGGCGTCGACAAGTTCAAGCAGTTCCACGACGTGCTGTACGCCAACCAGCCCGCCGAGAGCGAGGACGGCTTCGGCGACGTCAACCACCTGCTCGACCTCGCCGAGAAGGTCCCCGGCCTGAAGACCGAGGCGTTCACCAAGGCCGTCACCGAGGGCGCCTACAAGGGCTGGGCGTCCAAGGTCTCCACCGCGTTCAACAAGAGCGGCGTCTCCGGCACCCCGACCGTGAAGCTGGACGGCAAGCAGCTCTCCGTCATCGGCCAGGACGGCAAGCCACTCACCGGGGACCAGTTCACCGCCCTGGTCCAGCAGACCATCGGCGGGTGACCCGGTGACCACCGCCCCCACCACCGACCGGGGCCCGATCGGCGCCACCCGCGGCTTCTCCTGGCTGCTGCTGATCAGCGGCCTGCTCGGACTCGCCGCCTCGGCCGTGCTGACGCTCGACAAGATCAAGCTGCTCAAGGACCCTTCGTACCGGCCGAGCTGCAACATCAACCCGATCATCAGCTGCGGGTCGATCATGCGCACCGCCCAGGCCGAGGCCTTCGGCTTCCCCAACTCGCTGATCGGGCTGGCCGCGTTCGGCGCCCTCGCCGCGATCGGCGCGGGCCTGGTCGCCGGCGCGTCCTACCGCCGCTGGTTCTGGCTCTCCCTGCAGGCCGGCACCATGCTCGGCCTCGGCTTCGTCGCCTGGCTGATCGACCAGGCCCTGTACGAGATCGGCGCGCTCTGCCCCTACTGCATGGTGGTCTGGGCCGTGGTCCTCACCGCCTTCTGGTACACCACCGTCCACAACCTCCGCACCGGAGCCCTCCCCGCACCCGCCGCCCTCCGCCGCCTCGCCGCCCTCCGTTTCCAATGGCTGGTCCCCGTCGCGGCCTACCTGGTGATCGCCCTCCTGATCCTCAACCGCTTCTGGTACTACTGGTCCACCCTCCTCTGACCCACCCCGCACAGCGGCCCCCGTCTGCGAAAGCGCAGGCGGGGGCCGTCGACCGGAGGTCAGCGGGGACGCGATACTCGGTGCCATGTCAGAAGCCGGACTGGACGCCGCCGCCCGATCCCTGCGTGCCTGGCTGAACGGCCAGCGGTTCACCGACATCCCCAGGGCCGAGGCCACCGAGTTCTTCACCACCTCGATCCGCGGGTGGGCCGAAACACTCGGCTACCACTGCGAGTTGGAGGCACCCCTCCCGCCCCATGCCCTCCGGCCCGACCGGCGCGGGTACCTCGACGTCCGGCTCAGGCACCGGTCGGGGAAGGGCCGTGGCATCAGCATGGAGATCGACCGCGGCGACAAGCAGCTGTCCCTCGACAAGCTGGCCCAGGCCGCGGAACTCGGAGACCTGTGCCTCTGGCTCCGATGGGGTCGCCGCCCCGTCCGTCTCAGCGTCCCGCCCACCGTGCGCGTGATCCGCGCCCACGTGCTCCGGCGATCCACCCCCGCGGGCCCTGACCGGTATTCACTCGAACCCGACAGCTGCGGCTGACGCCGAGTCACCCCGCCTGCTCCGAGCGGCCTCCGGGCGGTCTCCGGACGGTCTCCGGGCCGTCGAAGCCGCCAGCAGCTGTTCCGTGAGCCGGTGCAGGCGTTCGGCGTCGGCGGGGTCGAACGGTGGGGTGTCGGTCGGTAGTCGGCGGCCCTCCAGGACGGCGGTCAGGCGGGCCGGGGGGTTGTCGAGGAAGGGGAGGATCTGGGCGACGGCGGTGGTGGTCGGCTTGCCGTGGGTGCGCAGGCGGTCGACGTGGGAGGCGGTGGCCGGGTCGTACTCGCCAGCGAAGCTGGTGGACACCACGCCCGGGTGGTTCAGCACGTAGTGGATCGGGGTGTCCGCGTGGGTGCGGGCGAAGTGCACCCCGAGCAGGTCGCAGAGGGCGCCGCCGTGCCCGAGCGCACCGGTGCCCGGGTAGTCGCGGCGCAGTTGCAGGTCGTCCCAGCGGACGGGGCCGGTGAGTCCGGCGCCGCCGAAGTTCAGCACGGTGCCCCGTTCGGCTCGGGCCAGCCGGTCGGCGAGGCCGTGGCCGAGCAGGTAGCGGCTCAGGTAGAACAGCGCGAAGTTGCTCTCGAACCCGTCCGCCGTCTCCGCCCGGGTCGAGCGGTGGTAGCGCGCGCCCAGCACCAGCAGATCGAGCACCCCGTACCGCTCCTTGACCAGGTCGACGAGTCGGTGGTTCTCGGCGACCAGGCTCAGGTCCGCCGTCAGGAACCGTGCCCTGTCGCCCGCACCGCGCAGTTCGGCGGCCGCGACGAACGCCTCGCCCTTCGCCGCGCTGGTCCCGACGACCAGCGTCTCCCAGCCCCGCTCCAGGTACGTGTCGGCGAGCGCCCGGCCGACGCCGTCCGTCCCGCCCGTGATCACCGCTGTCGGCATGTCTCCCCCGTCAGTTGCTTTGATCGATCAAAACATGTGGCGATCTCCGAACGCAATCACCCTTCTCAGGACGGCAGTTGGGCTTGCCATAACCGGAAGCAATGGCATCGGTTTCCGTCGCCCCTTGTAGCCTTGGCCGGTGAGTACATCCCGATCGGCACCTCAGCAGCCCTCCTCCGCCGACGAGTTGGCCCGGCTGGAGGTCGCGGTGTCCGCGCTGGTGCGGTGGAGTGAGAGCAGGCACGTCCGGGCCGAGGTCGCGCGGGTGGTGGGGCGTGACCTTCCGGCCAGTGCCTTGCGGTTGCTGGAGCACTTCGAGGCTGCGGGCGCCATGCGGGTGTCGGCGGTCGCCGAGTGCCTGCACATCGACGTGTCGACCGCCTCGCTGCAGCTCCGCGGGCTCAGGTCCGACGGGCTGGTGAGCCGCACCGCCGACCCGGCGGACGGTCGCTCCGGCGTCGTCGCGATCACGGCGGAGGGGCGCAGCGTGCTGGCCCGGGTCCGCGCCGTCCGCTGCGAGCTGCTGGCGCAGGCTCTCGGCAGTGCCTCCCCGGGCGAGTGGGGACGCGCCGCCGAGGTGTTGCTCCGGGTCCAGCAGCACATGCTCGGTGCGGGCTGAGCGCCGCTAGCCGCGCGGGGTGAGGCGGAGGGTGGTGGCCCGGGCCTGGGGGCCGAGCATGGGTTCCACGTAGTCGCTGTAGCGGCCGTACTTGGTGCGGTAGGCGGTGTCGACGCGGTCGTTGGCGGCGGGGTCGTCGACGAGGGCGAAGTCGACGTCGGACTCGGCGCCGCCGGCCCGGATGTGGCCGTTCAGGGTGGTGCGGGCGGTGTTCCACCAGGTGCCGGAGGTGCCGCGCCAGGAGCGGACGTAGAGGTCGTCGCCGTCGCGGACCACCCAGATGGTGGTGGGGGTGCGCAGGCTCCCGTCGGGCTGGCGGGGCGCGATGTGGAGTTCGTCGGCGCCGGCGATCCGGTCGAGGGTCTCGGGGGGCCAGGTGCTCACGGGGAGGTCCTTTCGGTGGGTGACGCCCCCTCAGTCTCCGGTGGCCGGATCCGGAACGGCGAGCGGGCGCGGGGCCTGCTCGCCGTTCCGTCCCCCGGGTGGGTCAGCCGATGGTGGCGGTGTCGATGACGAAGCGGTAGCGGACGTCGGAGGCGAGGACGCGTTCGTAGGCCTCGTTGATCCGGTCGGCGGGGATCAGTTCGATGTCGGCGCCGATGCCGTGCTCGGCGCAGAAGTCGAGCATCTCCTGGGTGAGCGCGATGCCGCCGATCATCGAGCCGGTGAGGACGCGGCGGGCGCTGCCGAGCAGGAAGCCGTTGACGACCATCGGGCCGGGCGCGGCGCCGACGTTGGCGAGGACGCCGTCGAGGGTGAGCAGGCCGAGGTAGGCGTTGATGTCGAGGTCGGCGCTGACGGTGTTGACGATCAGGTCGAAGCGGCCGGCGAGTTCGGTGAAGGTGCCGGGGTCGGAGGTCGCGAAGTAGTGGTCGGCGCCGAGGCGGTGGCCGTCCTCCTGCTTCTTCAGCGACTGGGAGAGCACCGTGACCTCGGCGCCCAGCGCGTGGGCGATCTTGACGGCCATGTGGCCGAGGCCGCCGAGGCCGACCACCGCGACCTGCTTGCCGGGCCCGGCGCCCCAGTGCCGCAGCGGGGCGTAGGTGGTGATGCCCGCGCACAGCAGGGGGGCGGCGGCGGCAGGGTCGAGGCCGGCGGGGACGGAGAGGACGAAGCCGGCGTCGACGACGACGTGGGTGGAGTAGCCGCCCTGGGTGGTGGTGCCGTCGTGGTCGGTGGCGGCGTAGGTGAAGACCGGGCCCTGCACGCAGTACTGCTGGTCGCCGCCGAGGCAGGGGGCGCACCGGCCGCAGGAGTTGACCATGCAGCCGACGCCGACCCGGTCGCCGACCCGGTGGGTGGTGACCTCGGCGCCGACCTCGGCGACGGTGCCGACGATCTCGTGGCCGGGGACGACGGGGTAGGGCTGCGGTCCCCATTCGCCGCGGACGGTGTGGATGTCGGAGTGGCAGATGCCCGCGTACTGGATGGCGATCAGGACGTCGCGGGGTCCGACCGGGCGGCGTTCGACGGTGGTCGGGGCCAGCGGACGGCCGACGGCGGGGGCGGCGTAGGCGTTGACGCGCATGCGCAGGTGCTCCTCTTTCGGTGGTGGCTGCGTCGGCCCGGGTCAGTCGACGGCCGGGGCGGCAGCGTACTCCTGGTCGGTGACG
The DNA window shown above is from Streptomyces sp. TLI_171 and carries:
- the thrS gene encoding threonine--tRNA ligase, with the protein product MAGGDSSPHLLEETAVHDHRKLGRELGLFDTDPLIGSGLPYWLPDGAAVRQSLEDFVRTLERRAGYRHVYSPVLGKRELYEISGHWAHYRDDMFPPLEMGGDADAEQLVLRPSLCPHHAVMFRSRSRSYRELPLRMAELGGMYRSERSGVLGGLTRVRAIQLNDAHLFCTLDQVAGEARGALELIAVAYRAMGIVPARYRLSLPGGSGKYAARPELWERATAILVRVLEELGVEYEEGAGEAAFYGPKIDVQVADSAGRESTLSTVQVDFHQPEQFDLHYIGPDGARHRPVMVHRSIVGSVERAVAHLIELHGGAFPAWLAPVQLAVLPLGEEQADAARELADRCRQLDLRAEVLGPERGTLAARVRDARLAPYQAVLGPREAADGTLAVRLRDGRRLDPLPVGEVLDRIAARVREHTVDLW
- a CDS encoding thioredoxin domain-containing protein, giving the protein MTSTPKNPKKTAGTHATARERLKQAQQAEARAVTRRRRITVGVSVAAAVAVVAGGTAIAVSTAGGADSSTTTAAVTPANTTGTDGTVITYGKADAPHTLAVYEDFRCPVCQAFETSAGQTVQQLADQGQYKIEYHLATFLDNNLGGSGSKTALNAAGAALNEGVDKFKQFHDVLYANQPAESEDGFGDVNHLLDLAEKVPGLKTEAFTKAVTEGAYKGWASKVSTAFNKSGVSGTPTVKLDGKQLSVIGQDGKPLTGDQFTALVQQTIGG
- a CDS encoding vitamin K epoxide reductase family protein translates to MTTAPTTDRGPIGATRGFSWLLLISGLLGLAASAVLTLDKIKLLKDPSYRPSCNINPIISCGSIMRTAQAEAFGFPNSLIGLAAFGALAAIGAGLVAGASYRRWFWLSLQAGTMLGLGFVAWLIDQALYEIGALCPYCMVVWAVVLTAFWYTTVHNLRTGALPAPAALRRLAALRFQWLVPVAAYLVIALLILNRFWYYWSTLL
- a CDS encoding SDR family NAD(P)-dependent oxidoreductase — protein: MPTAVITGGTDGVGRALADTYLERGWETLVVGTSAAKGEAFVAAAELRGAGDRARFLTADLSLVAENHRLVDLVKERYGVLDLLVLGARYHRSTRAETADGFESNFALFYLSRYLLGHGLADRLARAERGTVLNFGGAGLTGPVRWDDLQLRRDYPGTGALGHGGALCDLLGVHFARTHADTPIHYVLNHPGVVSTSFAGEYDPATASHVDRLRTHGKPTTTAVAQILPFLDNPPARLTAVLEGRRLPTDTPPFDPADAERLHRLTEQLLAASTARRPSGDRPEAARSRRGDSASAAAVGFE
- a CDS encoding MarR family winged helix-turn-helix transcriptional regulator yields the protein MSTSRSAPQQPSSADELARLEVAVSALVRWSESRHVRAEVARVVGRDLPASALRLLEHFEAAGAMRVSAVAECLHIDVSTASLQLRGLRSDGLVSRTADPADGRSGVVAITAEGRSVLARVRAVRCELLAQALGSASPGEWGRAAEVLLRVQQHMLGAG
- a CDS encoding DUF2255 family protein, yielding MSTWPPETLDRIAGADELHIAPRQPDGSLRTPTTIWVVRDGDDLYVRSWRGTSGTWWNTARTTLNGHIRAGGAESDVDFALVDDPAANDRVDTAYRTKYGRYSDYVEPMLGPQARATTLRLTPRG
- a CDS encoding NAD(P)-dependent alcohol dehydrogenase — protein: MRVNAYAAPAVGRPLAPTTVERRPVGPRDVLIAIQYAGICHSDIHTVRGEWGPQPYPVVPGHEIVGTVAEVGAEVTTHRVGDRVGVGCMVNSCGRCAPCLGGDQQYCVQGPVFTYAATDHDGTTTQGGYSTHVVVDAGFVLSVPAGLDPAAAAPLLCAGITTYAPLRHWGAGPGKQVAVVGLGGLGHMAVKIAHALGAEVTVLSQSLKKQEDGHRLGADHYFATSDPGTFTELAGRFDLIVNTVSADLDINAYLGLLTLDGVLANVGAAPGPMVVNGFLLGSARRVLTGSMIGGIALTQEMLDFCAEHGIGADIELIPADRINEAYERVLASDVRYRFVIDTATIG